From Strigops habroptila isolate Jane chromosome 1, bStrHab1.2.pri, whole genome shotgun sequence, a single genomic window includes:
- the MC4R gene encoding melanocortin receptor 4 — MNFTQHRGTLQPLHFWNHSYGLHGGASEPNGKGHSSGGCYEQLFVSPEVFVTLGIISLLENVLVIVAIAKNKNLHSPMYFFICSLAVADMLVSVSNGSETIVITLLNNTDTDAQSFTINIDNVIDSVICSSLLASICSLLSIAVDRYFTIFYALQYHNIMTVKRVGVIITCIWAACTVSGILFIIYSDSSVVIICLISMFFTMLILMASLYVHMFMMARTHIKKIAVLPGTGPIRQGANMKGAITLTILIGVFVVCWAPFFLHLIFYISCPYNPYCVCFMSHFNFYLILIMCNSIIDPLIYAFRSQELRKTFKEIICCCSLRGLCDLPGKY; from the coding sequence ATGAATTTCACCCAGCACCGTGGGACACTCCAGCCTCTTCATTTCTGGAACCACAGCTATGGACTGCACGGAGGTGCCAGCGAGCCGAATGGAAAGGGCCATTCCTCAGGAGGCTGCTACGAGCAACTCTTTGTATCCCCTGAAGTGTTTGTCACTCTGGGCATCATCAGCTTGCTGGAGAATGTCTTGGTCATTGTGGCTATAGCCAAGAACAAGAACCTCCACtcccccatgtacttcttcatCTGTAGCTTGGCAGTGGCTGATATGCTAGTGAGTGTATCTAATGGATCAGAAACCATTGTCATCACGCTGCTAAACAATACAGACACAGATGCACAGAGCTTTACCATAAACATTGACAATGTCATTGACTCAGTGATTTGCAGTTCCTTGCTTGCATCAATTTGCAGTCTTCTCTCAATAGCAGTGGACAGGTACTTTACCATCTTTTACGCCCTCCAGTACCATAATATCATGACGGTGAAGCGTGTAGGGGTCATCATCACATGCATATGGGCTGCTTGCACAGTCTCAGGCATTTTGTTTATCATTTACTCTGACAGTAGTGTTGTCATCATTTGCCTTATTAGCATGTTCTTCACTATGCTCATTCTCATGGCATCCCTCTATGTCCACATGTTTATGATGGCTCGGACGCATATCAAAAAGATTGCTGTTCTTCCAGGGACTGGCCCTATTCGTCAAGGGGCCAACATGAAAGGGGCCATCACTCTCACCATCCTGATTGGAGTTTTTGTTGTGTGCTGGGCTCCATTTTTCCTGCATCTGATTTTCTACATCTCCTGCCCCTACAACCCTTACTGTGTGTGCTTCATGTCCCACTTCAACTTCTACCTCATCCTCATCATGTGCAATTCCATCATAGATCCACTTATCTATGCATTCCGGAGTCAGGAGCTCAGGAAAACATTCAAGGAGATTATATGCTGCTGTAGCCTGAGAGGGCTTTGTGATTTGCCTGGCAAATATTAA